The Methanomassiliicoccus sp. genome includes the window GGCGACCGCGTGGACCTTATCTGGAGCAAGAGGTCCGGAATACTTTACCCCAGACCGCCCGAGGGCGTGCAAGAGGCGATAAAGCTTGAGTGAAAGGAAATCATTATTGGAGTGGTTCGGAAAGCGCCGCGAGTCGGTGGTCATGAGTGGGATACGCGATCATGTTCGCGCGGTGGGGGATGCGGCCTCTGAGCTGAACAAGGCGGTGACCGCCCTGTGCGGCTCGGACCCCATCAAGGCCATGGACGCCCTTAACCGCATGTTACTCTCCGAGCAGGAGGCGGACAGCGTCGAAGAGCGGATAAGCATGGAACTGAGCAAGGGGGACATGGAGCCCAAAGAACGCGAGGACCTTATGCGCCTGGTCCGTCGCATGGACTTCATCGCCGACTGGTCCAAGGAGGCGGGGATGAATCTCCAGCTTATCCTGGAAGCGAAGGTGAAGGTCCCGGTCACCCTATGGTCCCACTACCATGAAATGACAATCGAACTGGAGCGGGCGGCCAAGGAGCTCAGGGCCAGCATCGAGAATCTAGGTATAAACGAGCAGATGGCGGAGAAGCACTCCCGGGAGGTGGAGCGGCTCGAGCATGTGCTGGACGAGCTATACTTTGTCACCAAGAAGGAGATACTGTTCTCGGACATCGACCCTCGGGCGGTATTCCTCCTGAGAGACATGCTCCACGGCATCGAGAACGCCGCGGACTCGTGCAAGGACGTCGCTGACATTATACACATCCTAATTACTTCCGAGGCGCACAAAGTTCGGTGATATGATGGCGGAGAGGCTTTTTGGTACTAACGGGGTCCGGGGTGTGATCAGCAAGGACATGAACGTCCAGCTGGCCATGGACCTGGGGAAGGCGATAGGGACGTTCATGGGCGGTCGGGTGGCCATCGGGAACGACTCCCGCACCTCCGCAACGATGATTAAGAGCGCGGTGTCCGCCGGCGTCATGTGCGCCGGGGCGGAGGTACTGGATCTCGGTCTGGTCCCGACCCCTGTGGTCCAGCACTACGTCAAGAACAACGGGCTCACGGGCGGCATCATGATCACTGCCTCCCACAACCCCCCTGAGTTCAACGGGATCAAGTGTGTGGACGCCGACGGCACGGAGATGCCGCGGTTCAAGGAGGAGGAGATCGAGCGCCTGTACTTCACCAAGAGCTTCAGCAGCATGGACTGGAAGGGCGTGGGGAGCATGCGCCAGGCAACGGGCGCTATCGACGGCTATCTGGCCTCGGTCAAGCGGCTGGTGGACGCCGACGCTATCCGGGGGGCCGGGCTCACGGTGGTCCTGGACTGCGCCAACGGTGCCGGTTCGGTTTCCACGCCAAAGCTGCTGGACGACCTCAACGTGAGGGCGATCACCCTCAACTGCAATCCCCAGGGAACCTTCCCGGGGCACCCCTCCGAACCGGTGGAGGCCCATCTCAAGGACCTCATCGCTATGGTGAAGGACACCGGGGCGGACATGGGTATCGCCCATGACGGGGACGCCGATCGGACCATCTTTGTGGATGATAAGGGCCGATACATGTACGGGGACAAGTCCCTCGCCATAACCGCTGAGGCCATGGTAAGAGCGAACGGAGGGGGGACCGTCGTCACTCCGGTCTCATCGTCCATGGCAGTAGAGGACGTCGTCCGCCGGGCCGGCGGCAAGGTGATATACACCCGCGTCGGAGCGCCGGTGGTGGCAAGGAAGATGATCGAGGTCGGTGCGCTGTTCGGCGGCGAGGAGAACGGCGGGTTGATCTTCCCTCAGCACCAGCACTGCCGGGACGGAGCGATGACCGTGGCCAAGATGCTGGAGATCGTGGCCTCCGACGGGCCCCTGTCCAAGCTGGTCGACCGCATCCCCCACTACTCGCAGGACAAGCGCAAGATGGAGTGCCCGGACGACCGCAAGGAGAAGGTGCTGGCGGCGCTGGTCGAGCATTACGCCGCGCAGCGGGTGGACACCACCGACGGTGTGAAGATTTGCTACGATGACGGCTGGACCCTAGTCCGGCCGTCGGGCACCGAGCCGCTGTTCAGAGTGTACTCCGAGGCCAGGAGCGCGGAGGATGCTCGCAAGCGCTCCGACGACTGCGAGAAGGTCCTCTGCGACCTGATCGGGTAGAAAAACGAAGCCGGTCAGCGCTTCCAGAAGGGACGCGGGCCGGTTGATTCTTTTTCCTTTTCCACGCGGCGGTACTTCCAGGCCACGGCCACCGCTTCCTGGGCCATCCGGGCGGCGAGGGCTGCGGTATTGCCTTTATCGTAGGGTGGGGAAACTTCGACCACGTCAAAGCCCGCCAGGCGGGGACCGAGCATGTTGATGCACTTCTTCACGTCGAACGAGGTCAGTCCGAACGGCTCGGCCATGGCCGCCGCAGGCGCGAACGCTGGGTCCAGGCCATCGACGTCCAGACTCAGGTAGATCTTGTCCTTCTTGATGATGTTGAGGGCCCGCTTGAACGCCTTCTCCACGCCCTCCTGGGCGATGGTGAAGGAATCGATGTATTCTGGCAGGTTGCCCTCAGTATGCTCCTCCTTAGATATGGAGCGCACCCCGAAGGCCAGGACATTGTCCTTGCCCAGGCGCTCCGCGACCCTTCGGACCACCGTGTCATGGCAGTACCTTTGTCCCATCCCCACATCATTGTAGTTGAGGTGGGCATCGATAAAGATGACCCCGACATCCTCGAAGGACTCGATAGTGGGGATGCTGATGGTGTGCTCTCCGCCCAAAATTAGGGGGAACTTGCCATCGGCCACTATGCCCTTGACCGCCTGCTTGGTGCCCTCTACCATCTCATCGACGGTAGCGTAGTCGGGTAGGTTGCCTAGGTCGTGCACGCCCACCTCTGTCAAGTCAAGCCCATGCTCCAGCATGTAGCTCTCAGAATGATAGGACGCCTCGCGTATCGCGGTGGGGGCGGACCGCGCTCCCGGGCGGAAGGCCGTGGTCAGGTCGAACGGAACGCCCAGTACGACGAACTTGGAGGCCGGATATGGCGTGTCCGCGCCCAGGAAGGTTATTCCTGGAGAGGGCATTGTGGTGACCTGCTCAGACCTTGGTGATCTTTCTCTTGCCCATCGCGACCATGTAGAGGACCTCGTCACCGGGGTTGATCTGGCCCCTGAGCTCCTCATCGATGGGCAGGGAGAACTGCTCGAAGGTCTCCAGGTCCATCATCTGGGCCTCGTCCCCGGCTATGGCCAGGATCTGCCCCTTGCGCTTGTCGATCATGGGCACCTGGACCTTGTGCTTCACCGGGTGGACGACGCTGCGCTTCTTACCGTCATAGAGCCCAACAGCATCGATCCGGCTCTTGGCCTCGCCGTGCTTGCCGGGCTTGGAAGTGTCGATGGAGAGAATCTTGCAGGGTTCTTCATCAATAAGCATGTAGCGTCCTACCTTGAGTTCCCTGACCTCGGCCTGAGTCCACATATATATCAATTGGAGGGAAATCGCCCCCTGTTTAAATAATTTGCTTCATCCAACGCCCGTATGGAGGGTCATCAGCGGTACGGTAGGCCAGTGACGGTCAGCGGGACACTGCCCTCACCGCCC containing:
- the speB gene encoding agmatinase, which encodes MPSPGITFLGADTPYPASKFVVLGVPFDLTTAFRPGARSAPTAIREASYHSESYMLEHGLDLTEVGVHDLGNLPDYATVDEMVEGTKQAVKGIVADGKFPLILGGEHTISIPTIESFEDVGVIFIDAHLNYNDVGMGQRYCHDTVVRRVAERLGKDNVLAFGVRSISKEEHTEGNLPEYIDSFTIAQEGVEKAFKRALNIIKKDKIYLSLDVDGLDPAFAPAAAMAEPFGLTSFDVKKCINMLGPRLAGFDVVEVSPPYDKGNTAALAARMAQEAVAVAWKYRRVEKEKESTGPRPFWKR
- a CDS encoding DUF47 family protein, with amino-acid sequence MSERKSLLEWFGKRRESVVMSGIRDHVRAVGDAASELNKAVTALCGSDPIKAMDALNRMLLSEQEADSVEERISMELSKGDMEPKEREDLMRLVRRMDFIADWSKEAGMNLQLILEAKVKVPVTLWSHYHEMTIELERAAKELRASIENLGINEQMAEKHSREVERLEHVLDELYFVTKKEILFSDIDPRAVFLLRDMLHGIENAADSCKDVADIIHILITSEAHKVR
- a CDS encoding translation initiation factor IF-5A codes for the protein MWTQAEVRELKVGRYMLIDEEPCKILSIDTSKPGKHGEAKSRIDAVGLYDGKKRSVVHPVKHKVQVPMIDKRKGQILAIAGDEAQMMDLETFEQFSLPIDEELRGQINPGDEVLYMVAMGKRKITKV
- the glmM gene encoding phosphoglucosamine mutase is translated as MMAERLFGTNGVRGVISKDMNVQLAMDLGKAIGTFMGGRVAIGNDSRTSATMIKSAVSAGVMCAGAEVLDLGLVPTPVVQHYVKNNGLTGGIMITASHNPPEFNGIKCVDADGTEMPRFKEEEIERLYFTKSFSSMDWKGVGSMRQATGAIDGYLASVKRLVDADAIRGAGLTVVLDCANGAGSVSTPKLLDDLNVRAITLNCNPQGTFPGHPSEPVEAHLKDLIAMVKDTGADMGIAHDGDADRTIFVDDKGRYMYGDKSLAITAEAMVRANGGGTVVTPVSSSMAVEDVVRRAGGKVIYTRVGAPVVARKMIEVGALFGGEENGGLIFPQHQHCRDGAMTVAKMLEIVASDGPLSKLVDRIPHYSQDKRKMECPDDRKEKVLAALVEHYAAQRVDTTDGVKICYDDGWTLVRPSGTEPLFRVYSEARSAEDARKRSDDCEKVLCDLIG